From Erigeron canadensis isolate Cc75 chromosome 5, C_canadensis_v1, whole genome shotgun sequence:
CAACCGATAAGACTTTGTCTTTTCAATTATCTTTTTGGGCCCGGGGCGTATCAACCAGTTGTCCAACATGtctgacccacccattttgccgtGTTCAACACCAGGATAGTCTAGGTAAACAATAGTCAACCAAGAATGCTTTATCTACATACATCTTATATCTTATTCTCCGTAAGTAAAAACTCTTATAGGGTAAAATCCACATCCTTACCAAACGATTTCACTGTCATTACTTCAGCCCGGTGTAACTTTAGGTAGAatcagattttttttaatataagaaaGTCCAACATTAGGTAAATTGAAAATTGTAGAGGTTTCTTAGAAAGTGAAGTCCTATTTTACAAATCTGAGCTATTAATTATCAATCAATTGAATAATTAAGCATTGCGATTGGTCGATTGACTTTCAAAATAAGTTACACTTCAACCcttcttatttctttctttaCAATTCTGCCTCTATACTTTGATTATTTTCCTTTTAGTACTCCGAGCTTGAATTTAACGCTAAAATCTGACTTAACTTTTCCCACTTCCTATTTAACAGCGACAAATCTTCAAATACTTCTATTTCCATAGTTTCGATTCATGTGTGTACGTTGAAATTTTTACCTTAAAAGCACCCAATTTAGCCATGGATGGGTGTTTAAAGtgaggaagaagaaaaagtaaTTAAGTAAACAAATCATACATGCTGGTTTCTAGAATTAGGCAGCCACTTAGACATTCTCCTCCGAGTCAACTGGTAATGCTCGTTCAAGATAGTTATCATGTTTGATACTAAtctaacatttttcttgtagtgggTAAAAGACTAAGACGATGGCGGGAACATCACAATTTGTGTATATACCAAAAACCAACATACAAAACAAGCGACAACCTATCTTCTCTAGGATATAGAAAACTAAATCAGATTACAAAACTCATTTGaattacttgtgagttacaaatATACTGCCTTAAGATAATAGAAATAAATCAGAGGACTCAATCTTTTAAATCACTGTGAATTTttaatctatttaaatttatggAAAGAAAACATCTAAACAATACGATCGGGTATCATTTAAGCAGAGGACAGGTTTCGTGTTGTCCCAAATACACTATTTGTCCAATATTCTAATACGTGAATATTGTGTGTAATTAggttaagaaaaaaaaggtatgttGGTTATTAGAAGAATACTTGTATACCCTATAATCGTATGCTCCGTATATACTTTTTCAAATGTACTGGTTGGtcaaattaatttaaagaataaaaatggtTGGTGAAGTATGTAGCAGATAAAACTTAAACATATGGAATCGTAATTGtaatataacaataaattaaatggaactaagtttatatatcaaaagtgtaaataatttgtttttaaaggTTTCAAGTGAAAATCCTAAAACTGTATTGTTTGTGATGGTGGGACCAACTACAAAAACAACCCCCCATATttgcaaagtaaaaaaaaactaacaaaatctatctataaacccttatagaGGGTATAagttttaagaaattaagcaatttTTTCATTTCCATAATACCCTTCTtactattattgttttttacacCTCCTCAAGTATCTACAGAAAGTACccttatcaaaaatttaaacccaCAAAACACACAACATCCTTCTCCTGCGCATTCTTcgatcaccaccaccgccttcATTTTATATTGTCCTTATCttctagccgctgcaacgcgcgggtactatgctcgtttTTACAAAGCATATTGTAAACTAgcctatttattaaaaaaaactcttattcCTGCCTCTATACTTTGGTTATTTTCCTTTTAGTACTCCGTGCTTGAATTAAATGCTAAAATCGATCTGACTTTAATTTGTCCGACTTCCTCTTTAACAGCAAGAAATTAATCTTCAAATACTTGTATTTCCATATGCCTACAAATGATAGGAAGTGTGTGAATATTGATTCATGTGCTTTGAGTTAAACTTGTATGCTCATATTTTAACCACATTTTAATTCGAGCACCAATATAGTAATTATCCTAAAACATTAGTTTTCTGAAAGAAGAAAAGGTAATTaagataaataacaataattgaAAAAAGAAACACATACACGGTTTCTGGAATCAGGCAGCCACTTAGCCATTCTGTTCCGTGTCAATTTGTAATGTTCCTTCAAGATAGTTACCATATTTGATTCTGCATCCACCTCATTGCAAATTTCAAAACATATATCTGCAAGATCATCCAAGGACTTATTTCCATATCGCATGACGAGATGATCAATTTCGTTTTTACGCTTTTCATTGGGGATTCGTTCCCCTGTTATAATCTCTGCGAATAACACTCTAAAACCGGAGAGATTGCTCTGTAGCAATAAAGGTCCTgacaaattaatatttattcagATCGAGTATGCAGCTGTTTCACAACTCAACTACATCACGAACAAAATTTCCTAACTATGAGAGATAGGTTGAAGTAACTTACTGCACCCAGGAGTATAGTCGCCAGGCTCGTTAGAATAGTAGAATTCAGTATAGCGACCGTGTACTAACATAGTCACGTCATAATCAGAAAGCTTTGCTGTAAAGTCCTATTTTATAAATGCATTAAGACCAGCAAGGTATGTTAACCAgcttactaaaaaaaaaaaaagaaagaaagaaaaacattaGAGCACATATCCtagagttaatttcattacataCCCCAGCCATAATTAGAAGTTTCGCCCCTATCATATTTTCTTATCATTACATACCCTTTTGTATCTATTAAGTACTAGATCTATTCTTGCGATTAGATTTAGAGCTGTTactttgatatttttatatacatggagatagatatagatacatatggAATACGAGATCATGATGATGGCGGCGGCAGATCACCACATCATATAGCTAAAGATATTCATTAGTAAAAAACAGGTTTATTACGGAAGAATCTTATACGatatttttttgttggatgcatcttAGACGATATGTTTACTACTATTATTAGCTACACACGCATAATTAAGACGATATGTTATTATCTAGCTTTCCGAGTGTAACTATTGAATGCCTACATTAAGTTGAAAGGTCGGGTCAACATGTACCTCATCAAGCATTATCTTGTTCCTGTCAAGCTCGGACTTACTGACTTCATCGTCTGTCTTATGCAAGAAAACAATCCCTCGAGCGACTCCCACTGCTATCTTCACTCTTGTAGCCAATGGAAGTCGTGCTACAGATCCTACAACCCATGGAAATAAAGCTCTACACTTAAACCTGCATATGTTGATTAAATTTTACTTATGTCTAGCGCTGTTTTTTTTTGCTTACCACTACCAAGGTCAATATCAAAGTTCGAATTAGGCATAAGTTCATACACAAGGAAGGCCTCATGACCTTCTAAGCAGTATCCCAAGATCTTAACAACGTTGGGATGACAGAACTTTTTTAACGTTTCTGGATCAAACTGTGCTCAAAAGCGATCAAGTTAGACACTTAGACAACGTACTTAGGCTAATAAATAAGTATCTTATCtgataatataaaatgtaaaacagCAGATACATCACTCTCCTTTTCAAGGCTTACCATCATTGAGAAGCGTTGAAATCTTCTAACTGCAACGACCAATCCAGTATTCTTCTTACATGGTGAATATGTCATATTATCCACCCAACCTTTGTATGCCTTTCCATAACTCCCCTCACCTAACCATGCCTGATTCTCAAAGTCCCTTGTGACAAGTTTCAGTTCGTCATAAGTGAATAGTTTTAGATAACCATCTGTGTTGGTTGAAGAACCGTGATTCATGTTGTTCTTAAGGCTCTTTGGCGAACTTGTTCCATGTTGGTCTTGCAAAATGGACAAAACATtatcaaaagttatttttagagattatcaaaaaaaaaaaaaaagaaaaaaaggtctCCTTT
This genomic window contains:
- the LOC122602269 gene encoding probable serine/threonine-protein kinase PBL4; translation: MNHGSSTNTDGYLKLFTYDELKLVTRDFENQAWLGEGSYGKAYKGWVDNMTYSPCKKNTGLVVAVRRFQRFSMMFDPETLKKFCHPNVVKILGYCLEGHEAFLVYELMPNSNFDIDLGSGSVARLPLATRVKIAVGVARGIVFLHKTDDEVSKSELDRNKIMLDEDFTAKLSDYDVTMLVHGRYTEFYYSNEPGDYTPGCRPLLLQSNLSGFRVLFAEIITGERIPNEKRKNEIDHLVMRYGNKSLDDLADICFEICNEVDAESNMVTILKEHYKLTRNRMAKWLPDSRNRAYGNTSI